The Paenibacillus beijingensis nucleotide sequence CGCCTTCCGTCAGGAGGCGGGCTTTTTCCTATTTTCGGTTCAATCGGAAATTTCGGATTGGCCTTTTATCTCAGGTACTTTACGATGTCGGACGGCTTCGGATCGTTCCCGCTATTTGGTTCGGTATTTCAATAATATGGTTTAGTTGTGAAACTTTTCTGTAAACGAGACGTATAAAAATAGGAGTTCGTAAACAGTGTTTAGGGGAAATGGGGGGAGTTAAGGTTGGAAACGCTGTTCTTATCCTGTCTGTTCGTCGGGATTTTGTATGCGCTCGTCAGCGTCGTGCTCGGCGATTGGATCGGAATGGCATTTGACGGAGCATTCGACTTTTTATCTCTCGACGGGCACCATTGGTTCCAGCCGGTAACGCTGGCGGGCGCGGTCACCGTGTTTGGAGGCTCGGGATTGCTTCTGGAACGGTACACCTCTCTTAGTTCCGGTTCCACAGTTATCATTTCGCTGCTTATAGCGGCCGTATCGGCGCTGGCTATCTTTTTCTTTTACGTGAAACCAATGGAAAACAGCGAGAATTCGAGCGGCTATTCCATGAAAGAGCTGGCCGGAAAAGTGGGGGAGGTGCTTGTGGCCATCCCTGCCCATGGGTGCGGCGAAGTGCTCGTTAAAGTCGGGGCGGGTAATACGAATCATATCGCCGAGAGCTTCGACGGCGTTCCGATTCCTTCGGGAGCGAAAATCGTCGTCATCGAGGTGAAACAGGGTGCGCTCTTCGTTTCGGAGTTTAAGACGGACCTGGAGTGAGCGCTTGAACGGAAGTCTGCGATCGCTGCAAATGAATTGGTAAAATTGTACATACGCGAAGGGAGCGAATTTCATGCCGGATTTTCTCGTTATTCCATCGGTAGTCGTAGGGGTTCTGATCGTGTTGGGGCTTGCTTTTTGGGCCCGCTACAAGACGGTCAGTCCCGATGAAGCCATGATTGTGACCGGCTCCTTTCTTGGCAGCCGCAATGTGTCGGCGGATGAATCCGGACGGCGCATCAAAATCGTGCGCGGCGGAGGCGCATTTATTTTGCCGGTGTTCCAAAAAGCCGAATTTTTGTCGCTGCTC carries:
- a CDS encoding NfeD family protein, which encodes METLFLSCLFVGILYALVSVVLGDWIGMAFDGAFDFLSLDGHHWFQPVTLAGAVTVFGGSGLLLERYTSLSSGSTVIISLLIAAVSALAIFFFYVKPMENSENSSGYSMKELAGKVGEVLVAIPAHGCGEVLVKVGAGNTNHIAESFDGVPIPSGAKIVVIEVKQGALFVSEFKTDLE